From Cellvibrio zantedeschiae, the proteins below share one genomic window:
- a CDS encoding alpha/beta hydrolase, whose protein sequence is MLVEKESKIAISGPAGNLETAVSRGDADAPLSSLNGVVVICHPHPQHGGTMDNKVVTTLMRTYRDLGVHVVRFNFRGVGQSEGVFDNAVGELDDLLAVIAWVKNNFSQSPILIAGFSFGSSIAARASYSVPGLVHLTLVAPPVERYQYDRDRIFNSPVCVVQGDQDERVIAQGVYDWTAQLRSPAELIRYPEAGHFFHGYLSALKTDLTDILLRQIPI, encoded by the coding sequence GTGTTGGTTGAAAAAGAGTCAAAAATAGCGATTTCTGGTCCTGCGGGAAACCTTGAAACTGCGGTCAGTCGCGGTGACGCCGATGCTCCTTTAAGCAGTTTGAATGGCGTGGTGGTTATTTGCCACCCGCATCCGCAGCACGGTGGCACCATGGACAACAAAGTTGTTACTACGCTAATGCGTACCTATCGCGATTTGGGCGTGCACGTTGTGCGGTTTAATTTTCGCGGTGTAGGCCAAAGCGAAGGTGTTTTTGATAATGCCGTAGGTGAACTTGATGACTTACTGGCAGTTATCGCATGGGTAAAAAACAATTTCTCGCAGTCACCTATTTTGATTGCAGGATTTTCGTTTGGTTCATCCATAGCGGCACGCGCCAGCTATTCGGTGCCTGGTTTAGTGCATTTAACCTTGGTGGCACCACCCGTCGAGCGTTATCAATATGATCGCGACAGAATATTTAACTCGCCAGTTTGCGTTGTACAAGGTGATCAGGATGAGCGAGTCATCGCCCAAGGTGTTTATGATTGGACTGCGCAATTGCGAAGCCCCGCTGAATTAATTCGCTATCCCGAGGCGGGCCATTTTTTTCATGGCTATTTATCGGCATTAAAAACTGACCTCACCGATATTTTATTGCGTCAAATTCCTATTTAA
- a CDS encoding trypsin-like peptidase domain-containing protein, with the protein MNFKRLLQFAAWPTAAGVIIALLAMLVFPQLRGQQPINTMPNNAISGPYSYADAVSRAAPAVVNIYTAKKVLERDPRYYNNPYFRQLFNNSNVPLQERMQRTLGSGVIVDSSGLILTNNHVINGADKIQVLLNDGRYTSAELVGIDSENDLAVLKITLENLLPISLGQPNNLRVGDIALAIGNPFGVGQSVSQGIVSALGRWGLGINSRENFIQTDAAINPGNSGGALIDARGNLIGINTAILDETGAASVGISFAVPADIAMNSLKQIAEFGEVQRGWLGFTAAPLNDKGIKLFGTLGLIVTGVEDGSPAESAGLVREDVIIKVNDISLGEGVFPERNYHAVQNLVGNLKPGSTITLKVLRAGKTQDIKAVAGIRPTQTKT; encoded by the coding sequence ATGAACTTTAAACGTCTTCTGCAATTTGCAGCTTGGCCAACCGCGGCGGGCGTTATTATTGCTCTTTTGGCGATGCTGGTTTTTCCACAGCTACGCGGACAGCAGCCTATCAACACTATGCCCAATAACGCGATTAGCGGTCCCTATTCTTACGCCGATGCAGTGAGTCGCGCAGCTCCGGCGGTAGTTAATATTTATACGGCAAAGAAAGTCCTGGAACGCGACCCACGCTATTACAACAATCCTTACTTTCGCCAGTTATTCAATAATTCCAATGTTCCTTTACAGGAGCGTATGCAGCGCACGCTTGGCTCAGGTGTGATTGTAGATTCGAGCGGCTTGATCCTTACCAATAACCACGTGATTAATGGTGCAGATAAAATTCAAGTGCTATTAAACGATGGCCGTTATACATCAGCGGAATTGGTGGGCATTGATTCCGAAAATGATTTGGCGGTATTGAAAATCACCTTGGAAAACTTGCTACCTATTAGCCTTGGCCAACCCAATAATTTACGTGTTGGCGATATCGCCCTTGCTATCGGCAACCCTTTTGGTGTCGGTCAAAGTGTAAGTCAAGGCATTGTAAGCGCGCTGGGACGCTGGGGGCTTGGCATTAACAGCCGCGAAAACTTTATTCAAACTGATGCCGCCATTAACCCTGGGAATTCTGGTGGTGCATTGATTGATGCGCGCGGAAATTTAATTGGCATCAACACGGCAATTTTAGATGAAACTGGCGCCGCATCCGTAGGAATCAGCTTTGCGGTTCCCGCTGATATCGCTATGAACTCGCTCAAACAAATTGCGGAATTTGGAGAAGTGCAACGCGGTTGGTTAGGGTTTACCGCAGCCCCCTTAAACGACAAAGGCATTAAATTATTTGGCACCTTGGGATTGATCGTCACCGGCGTAGAAGATGGTAGCCCGGCCGAAAGTGCTGGATTGGTGCGTGAAGACGTCATTATTAAAGTCAATGACATATCATTGGGTGAGGGAGTTTTTCCTGAGCGCAATTATCATGCTGTTCAAAATCTTGTGGGCAATCTCAAACCAGGTTCAACTATTACGCTTAAAGTTCTACGTGCTGGAAAGACCCAGGATATAAAAGCAGTTGCAGGCATACGCCCTACACAAACAAAAACCTAA
- a CDS encoding FAD-binding oxidoreductase — protein MSNTFYSAILKVPGIDVLTREGAANAYGADTGASNRLPKGAIVVKDADAIETILALANTHKTPLWPISGGRNFGYGTALPVDPRSYILDLSNLKRINIDVGSATALIEPGVTQADLHEAIKKSGANLLVPTTGVGPNGNILGNALDGGYGLTPIADHFAAVCELSGYWGNGTEFRHTYQDLNCPEMAKRWSAGTGYSWSGLLRQGNFGIVTKARVQLARSPEACRILIFEWKSDAEFVAAQPALNLLSEDIPGIGGIIMMNNFRILSTQVDTPLASPLEGNERADFLRKLAKERKISAWTGLGTLYGSKASVKGAVADIRRRLKGVRVWSFSPEQIRQLQKVERYLPRWGFASLRRHFGALVNTLGTVEGFPIVAFLKIAYALDPTAKKLDVKSHPAKDGAGILWYAPLVPFNSDEVEQYRQVMSACLLQHGFDPLLAVTSRSPRVLSGTIPILFDRKKPEEVARAKACYRHLVKVGLEHGWPPYRLGVDYMDLIACPADSPSAKVQRLLKNALDKNNVIASGRYEHAKPVETHVEIDLEKLIAIPEDYSQELALAIQKENAEA, from the coding sequence ATGAGCAACACCTTTTATAGCGCCATTCTAAAAGTCCCGGGAATTGATGTTTTAACGCGAGAAGGCGCTGCCAATGCCTACGGTGCTGATACCGGAGCGAGCAATCGACTACCTAAAGGCGCGATTGTCGTTAAAGACGCCGATGCTATCGAAACCATTCTCGCGCTCGCCAACACCCACAAAACTCCGCTTTGGCCGATTAGCGGTGGTCGTAATTTTGGTTACGGTACGGCGCTACCGGTGGATCCCCGCAGCTACATTCTTGACCTCTCCAATCTCAAGCGCATCAATATAGATGTAGGATCGGCAACCGCGTTAATCGAACCCGGGGTAACCCAGGCTGACCTGCATGAAGCCATCAAAAAGAGCGGAGCCAATCTTTTGGTGCCTACTACCGGTGTGGGCCCAAACGGAAATATTCTGGGCAATGCTTTAGACGGTGGCTATGGCCTGACCCCCATCGCTGACCATTTTGCGGCCGTATGCGAACTTAGCGGTTACTGGGGTAACGGCACAGAATTTCGCCACACTTATCAAGACCTTAACTGCCCGGAAATGGCCAAACGCTGGAGCGCCGGAACAGGCTATTCCTGGTCTGGCCTGTTACGCCAAGGCAATTTTGGAATCGTCACTAAAGCGCGAGTGCAGCTTGCCCGCTCGCCAGAGGCTTGCCGTATTTTGATTTTTGAATGGAAAAGTGATGCCGAATTCGTAGCAGCCCAACCAGCGCTGAACCTGCTGTCAGAGGATATCCCCGGTATCGGGGGCATCATCATGATGAACAATTTCCGCATTCTTTCCACCCAGGTAGACACTCCATTGGCATCACCATTAGAAGGAAATGAGCGCGCTGATTTCCTACGTAAGCTCGCTAAAGAACGCAAAATTTCTGCTTGGACTGGCCTGGGAACCCTGTATGGCTCTAAGGCTTCTGTTAAAGGTGCTGTTGCAGATATTCGCCGCCGCCTAAAAGGCGTAAGAGTTTGGAGCTTCAGCCCTGAACAAATTCGCCAATTACAAAAAGTTGAGCGTTATTTGCCACGCTGGGGATTCGCATCCTTGCGTCGGCATTTTGGCGCTTTAGTGAACACTTTGGGGACTGTAGAGGGCTTTCCTATAGTCGCCTTCCTGAAAATCGCTTATGCGCTCGATCCAACCGCCAAAAAATTGGATGTAAAGTCTCATCCAGCCAAAGATGGCGCCGGCATTTTATGGTACGCGCCACTAGTACCCTTTAATTCTGACGAGGTTGAGCAATACCGTCAGGTGATGAGCGCTTGCTTGTTGCAGCACGGGTTCGATCCGTTATTGGCAGTAACCTCCCGCTCACCGCGCGTGCTATCTGGAACCATCCCCATACTCTTCGACCGCAAAAAACCTGAAGAAGTAGCCCGCGCTAAAGCTTGCTATCGCCATTTGGTGAAAGTGGGGCTTGAACACGGTTGGCCACCCTACCGTTTGGGCGTGGATTATATGGATTTGATCGCATGCCCTGCCGATTCACCCAGCGCAAAAGTACAACGCCTGCTGAAAAATGCATTGGATAAAAACAATGTAATAGCATCTGGTCGTTATGAGCATGCTAAACCGGTTGAAACACATGTAGAGATAGATTTAGAAAAGCTCATTGCGATCCCTGAAGATTATTCGCAGGAACTTGCGCTCGCCATACAGAAGGAGAATGCTGAGGCCTGA
- the petA gene encoding ubiquinol-cytochrome c reductase iron-sulfur subunit, translating into MSNDVVNKTRRRLLIGATTAVGAAGAVGIAVPFVGSWNPSAKAKSAGAPVKFNMSKIEPGAMVTVEWRGKPVYVVRRTPEALASLKKVEEQGVIRDPKSEAPQQPKYAQNESRAIKEEFGILLGVCTHLGCSPLYRPDVGAADLGGDKWLGGFFCPCHGSKYDLAGRVYTGVPAPLNLEVPKHFYESENVVIIGEDQGA; encoded by the coding sequence ATGAGTAATGACGTTGTAAACAAAACGCGTCGTCGTCTGCTTATTGGTGCTACGACTGCAGTTGGTGCAGCGGGTGCTGTTGGCATTGCCGTACCGTTCGTCGGGTCTTGGAACCCAAGTGCCAAGGCCAAATCGGCTGGTGCTCCCGTCAAATTCAATATGAGCAAAATTGAACCGGGCGCTATGGTCACCGTTGAGTGGCGTGGTAAGCCGGTTTACGTTGTTCGTCGTACACCTGAAGCTTTGGCTAGCTTGAAAAAAGTGGAAGAGCAGGGCGTTATTCGCGACCCTAAATCTGAAGCTCCACAACAGCCCAAGTATGCTCAAAATGAAAGCCGCGCTATTAAAGAAGAGTTCGGTATTTTGTTAGGCGTATGTACTCACCTTGGTTGTTCGCCACTGTATCGCCCTGATGTTGGCGCCGCTGATCTGGGTGGCGACAAATGGTTGGGTGGATTCTTCTGTCCATGCCATGGTTCCAAATATGATCTGGCTGGCCGTGTATACACCGGTGTTCCTGCTCCGCTCAATCTTGAAGTGCCCAAGCATTTTTACGAGAGCGAAAATGTTGTAATCATCGGCGAAGACCAGGGGGCATAA
- a CDS encoding phosphoethanolamine transferase, producing MALFRKSLTPTTIDDKNSSQFFSWQMNSTKFTLLCTAIFIIFFNSAFFKALHNALPIENVKSAIFFASVTLLVGAVTALILSLIVLPKITKTIMAFLFITAACVAYFMNAYGIVIHQNMIQNTVETDVKEAAGLFNTTLVIYVVILGIIPSLLLLKVKLEFGSIKQEIWQKLKLWAIILVSIVALIAPLTADYASFFRNNKNIRQMANPANFIYASISYASASNKSIHVKAIGEDAKLNPKAATHSKPTLFVLVVGETARADHFSINGYNKPTTPLIAQQDIINYRNVFSCGTETAVSVPCMFSNLTRDKYSDKKAKSQEGLLDILKRSGYSVLWRDNNSSCKGTCDRVDYEPMKDLKISAYCNDRECFDNILLHEIDSKISAMNGNKVIVLHPKGSHGPDYYNRYPENMEVFKPVCKVNKLQDCTSEEINNAFDNTIHMTDQFLNNTIEWLKTQSTNYNTAMIYLSDHGESLGENNLYLHGMPYLIAPNEQKHVPFFFWFSRGFEQENSINRQCLSDQTNTEYSHDNLFHTTLGLLNVDTGLYKPELDMTSQCRK from the coding sequence ATGGCGCTATTCCGCAAGTCTTTAACACCCACCACAATTGATGATAAGAATTCCAGCCAATTTTTTTCCTGGCAGATGAATTCAACCAAATTCACGTTGTTATGCACTGCTATCTTTATTATTTTTTTCAACTCGGCATTTTTTAAAGCACTGCATAATGCTTTACCTATCGAAAATGTAAAATCTGCTATTTTTTTTGCAAGCGTGACATTATTAGTTGGTGCGGTTACTGCCTTAATACTTTCGCTTATCGTACTACCTAAGATTACCAAAACGATTATGGCGTTCCTGTTTATAACAGCCGCTTGTGTTGCCTATTTTATGAATGCCTATGGTATTGTGATTCACCAGAACATGATCCAAAACACAGTGGAAACAGATGTTAAAGAAGCCGCCGGGCTGTTCAACACCACTCTTGTTATATATGTTGTAATTCTGGGGATAATTCCGAGTTTACTATTATTAAAAGTAAAACTGGAATTTGGCAGTATCAAACAAGAAATTTGGCAGAAGCTTAAACTCTGGGCGATCATTTTGGTTTCCATCGTTGCCCTTATTGCACCACTTACTGCTGATTATGCTTCGTTTTTTCGCAATAACAAAAATATTCGCCAAATGGCAAATCCTGCCAACTTTATTTACGCTAGTATCTCTTACGCATCCGCCAGCAATAAATCAATTCATGTAAAAGCCATTGGTGAAGATGCAAAACTAAACCCAAAAGCAGCAACACATAGCAAACCAACGCTGTTTGTATTGGTTGTGGGCGAAACAGCACGTGCTGATCACTTCAGCATTAATGGTTACAACAAACCAACAACACCACTCATTGCGCAACAAGACATTATCAACTACCGAAATGTTTTTTCATGCGGTACAGAGACAGCCGTCTCGGTGCCCTGCATGTTTTCAAACCTGACGCGAGACAAATATTCCGATAAAAAGGCTAAATCCCAAGAAGGCCTGTTAGACATATTGAAACGTAGCGGCTATTCCGTATTGTGGCGCGATAACAATTCAAGCTGCAAAGGAACCTGTGATCGGGTGGACTATGAGCCCATGAAAGATTTAAAAATCTCTGCATACTGTAATGATCGCGAATGTTTCGACAATATTTTGCTGCATGAAATCGACAGTAAAATCAGCGCAATGAATGGCAACAAAGTTATTGTTTTGCACCCGAAAGGCAGCCACGGCCCCGATTATTACAATCGTTATCCTGAAAATATGGAAGTATTTAAACCTGTGTGCAAAGTCAATAAATTGCAGGATTGCACCAGCGAAGAAATTAATAACGCCTTCGACAACACTATCCACATGACTGATCAATTTTTAAATAACACTATTGAGTGGTTGAAAACACAAAGTACTAATTACAATACCGCCATGATTTATCTTTCTGACCACGGCGAGTCTTTAGGCGAAAATAATCTTTACTTGCATGGCATGCCCTATTTAATCGCACCAAACGAACAAAAGCATGTACCATTTTTCTTTTGGTTTTCGCGGGGCTTTGAACAGGAAAACAGCATCAATCGGCAATGCTTAAGCGACCAAACGAATACTGAGTATTCACACGATAATTTATTTCACACCACCCTGGGCTTGTTGAACGTCGACACCGGTTTATACAAACCGGAATTAGATATGACTTCTCAATGCAGAAAATAA
- the rpsI gene encoding 30S ribosomal protein S9, whose protein sequence is MATTQYYGTGRRKTSTARVFITAGTGSIVVNDRPLDEYFGRPVARLVVRQPLELVGLSDKFDVNVTVAGGGSFGQAGAIRHGLTRALMEYNEELRSELRKAGYVTRDSREVERKKVGLRKARKKPQFSKR, encoded by the coding sequence ATGGCTACAACTCAATATTACGGTACAGGTCGTCGCAAGACCTCTACTGCTCGCGTTTTTATCACTGCCGGTACTGGCTCTATCGTTGTTAACGACCGTCCATTGGACGAGTACTTCGGTCGTCCAGTAGCTCGTTTGGTTGTTCGTCAACCTTTAGAGTTGGTTGGTTTGAGCGATAAGTTCGACGTAAATGTTACTGTTGCTGGTGGTGGTTCTTTCGGTCAAGCGGGCGCAATTCGTCACGGTTTGACTCGTGCTTTGATGGAATACAACGAAGAGTTGCGTTCTGAATTGCGTAAAGCTGGCTACGTTACTCGCGATTCTCGTGAAGTTGAACGTAAGAAAGTTGGCTTGCGTAAAGCACGTAAAAAGCCACAGTTCTCCAAGCGTTAA
- the rplM gene encoding 50S ribosomal protein L13, which produces MKTYSAKAESVVHDWFIIDAAGKTLGRLSAEVASRLRGKHKPEYTPHVDTGDYIVIINAEKVRVTGKKLTDKIYYHHTNHIGGIKSISFKHLVEKSPTSPIEIAVKGMLPRGPLGRAMLRKLKVYAGSQHPHAAQQPQELTI; this is translated from the coding sequence ATGAAGACATATAGTGCCAAAGCTGAATCAGTAGTACATGACTGGTTCATCATCGATGCAGCAGGTAAGACCTTGGGTCGCCTGTCAGCAGAAGTAGCCTCTCGTTTGCGCGGTAAGCACAAGCCTGAATACACTCCACACGTAGACACTGGTGATTACATTGTAATTATCAATGCTGAGAAAGTTCGTGTGACTGGTAAAAAGTTGACTGATAAGATCTATTATCATCACACCAATCACATTGGCGGTATCAAGTCTATTAGCTTCAAGCATTTGGTTGAGAAGTCACCGACCTCTCCAATCGAAATCGCTGTTAAAGGTATGTTGCCACGTGGCCCACTTGGCCGTGCAATGTTGCGCAAGCTGAAAGTGTACGCAGGAAGCCAGCATCCACATGCTGCCCAGCAACCACAAGAACTGACTATCTAA
- a CDS encoding YhcB family protein, giving the protein MFSLSTLVFTGFFFLLCGTALGAFLLHIFRSNIYSRELEDRLNEAESSLQNYQRDVAESFAQTSKHISDMTQCYREMHEHLASSALKLATPEISRKILDSASSLGESKTSYMNTQHVEPPRDWAPKPVGAKGALAEDYGLRDDEHAVVRPTETAEDYDFDGAVTKRY; this is encoded by the coding sequence GTGTTCTCACTCAGCACTCTGGTATTTACCGGTTTTTTCTTTTTACTTTGCGGCACAGCATTGGGTGCGTTTTTACTGCACATTTTCCGTTCCAACATTTATAGCCGTGAGCTTGAAGATCGTTTAAATGAAGCAGAGAGTTCACTGCAAAACTATCAACGCGATGTGGCAGAGTCCTTCGCGCAAACATCCAAACATATTAGCGATATGACCCAATGCTACCGCGAAATGCATGAGCATTTGGCAAGCAGCGCACTCAAACTCGCCACACCAGAAATTAGCCGCAAAATTCTGGATTCCGCTAGCAGCTTGGGCGAAAGCAAAACCAGCTACATGAATACCCAACATGTTGAGCCACCAAGAGATTGGGCGCCTAAGCCAGTTGGAGCCAAAGGCGCACTCGCCGAAGATTACGGTTTGCGTGACGACGAGCATGCGGTAGTGCGTCCTACCGAAACAGCTGAAGATTATGATTTTGATGGTGCCGTCACCAAGCGTTACTAA
- a CDS encoding phosphatase PAP2 family protein: MITQDSRLFWRNHLIIPLTIFIALTTSIGLSDLNIKLADALYAWEGGHWALKNAWVTRALIHETGKHISLSIALLSLIALITTYIKPQLVKYQRELLYLVCAAAGSSGLITVLKGISHVSCPWDFIRYGGDLPYQTILTQIIHTSGSGCFPAGHASGGYAWLAFYFLGVHRNSSWRWAGLAFALGVGLVFGISQQLRGAHFISHDVWTLGICWFFSLFMYKLMLLDKVSVR, from the coding sequence ATGATTACACAGGACTCACGCCTCTTCTGGCGCAATCACCTAATTATTCCGCTAACTATTTTTATTGCCCTTACCACAAGCATCGGGCTAAGTGACCTGAATATTAAGTTGGCCGACGCCCTCTATGCATGGGAGGGTGGTCATTGGGCGCTCAAAAATGCATGGGTCACGCGTGCGCTGATTCATGAAACCGGTAAACATATTTCGTTATCGATTGCATTACTATCTCTCATAGCTTTAATCACAACTTATATAAAACCCCAGCTAGTAAAATATCAGCGAGAATTGCTTTATTTAGTATGCGCGGCCGCGGGTAGCAGCGGATTAATTACCGTGTTGAAAGGTATTTCACACGTTTCATGCCCATGGGATTTTATCCGCTACGGCGGCGATCTTCCTTATCAAACAATACTTACCCAAATTATTCACACAAGTGGAAGCGGTTGCTTTCCTGCCGGCCATGCGAGCGGAGGTTACGCATGGCTTGCCTTTTATTTTTTGGGTGTTCACAGAAACTCTTCCTGGCGATGGGCAGGCTTGGCGTTTGCACTGGGTGTGGGATTGGTTTTCGGGATTTCGCAACAACTGCGCGGCGCACATTTTATTTCTCATGATGTGTGGACGCTGGGTATTTGCTGGTTTTTCTCGTTGTTTATGTACAAGTTAATGCTCCTTGATAAAGTCTCCGTGCGTTAA
- the zapE gene encoding cell division protein ZapE — protein sequence MTLSASENLSPAARYERDLQRDDFRRDPSQAQAVQHLQTLYEALVADWQLHQSSAFGGILKKLFGSADKSHIKGLYFWGGVGRGKTYLMDNFFESLPFPQKMRMHFHRFMRRVHSELKQLDGQKNPLQKVADIIAAETKVICFDEFFVSDITDAMILGTLMSELFERGVVLVATSNIVPDGLYKDGLQRARFLPAIELLKKYTQVVNVDGGVDYRLRALEQAELYHYPLDESADLSLQKSFRSLLASPADEKANEVLIVEGRDIRSRFSAEGVVWFDFEAICDGPRSQNDYIELSKEYHSVFVSNVPALGRANDDQARRFVNLVDEFYDRHVKLVLSADKPLAELYSDGKLNFEFQRTVSRLLEMQSHEYLAMEHRP from the coding sequence ATGACTTTATCCGCAAGCGAAAATCTTTCTCCTGCTGCTCGTTACGAGCGCGATTTACAACGCGATGATTTTCGTCGCGATCCTTCGCAGGCCCAGGCAGTGCAACATTTACAAACGCTCTATGAAGCGTTGGTTGCTGATTGGCAATTGCACCAATCATCTGCCTTTGGTGGAATTTTAAAAAAACTCTTTGGTAGTGCAGATAAAAGTCACATCAAAGGTTTGTATTTTTGGGGTGGAGTAGGACGCGGTAAAACCTATTTGATGGATAATTTTTTTGAAAGCCTGCCGTTTCCGCAAAAAATGCGTATGCATTTCCATCGGTTTATGCGCCGTGTGCATAGTGAATTGAAACAACTGGATGGCCAGAAAAATCCGTTGCAAAAGGTTGCAGATATTATTGCAGCAGAAACCAAAGTCATTTGCTTTGACGAATTTTTTGTTTCTGACATTACTGATGCAATGATCCTGGGTACTTTGATGTCAGAATTGTTTGAGCGCGGTGTGGTTTTGGTGGCAACATCAAACATAGTGCCCGATGGTTTATATAAAGATGGCTTGCAGCGCGCTCGTTTTTTACCTGCTATTGAACTCCTAAAAAAATATACGCAAGTTGTTAATGTTGATGGTGGGGTAGATTATCGTTTGCGTGCACTGGAACAAGCCGAGCTTTATCATTATCCATTGGATGAGAGTGCAGATTTAAGTTTGCAAAAAAGTTTTCGTAGTTTACTTGCATCGCCAGCTGATGAAAAAGCGAACGAAGTCTTAATCGTAGAAGGCCGTGATATTCGCTCGCGTTTTTCCGCAGAAGGTGTGGTTTGGTTTGATTTTGAAGCTATTTGCGATGGCCCGCGTTCGCAAAATGATTACATCGAACTTTCAAAAGAATATCACTCCGTTTTTGTCAGTAACGTGCCAGCACTTGGGCGTGCAAACGACGACCAGGCTCGTCGCTTTGTTAATTTGGTTGACGAATTTTATGATCGCCATGTAAAGCTCGTGTTGTCTGCCGATAAGCCCTTGGCAGAACTTTATTCTGACGGGAAATTAAATTTTGAATTTCAAAGAACCGTGAGCCGTTTGTTGGAAATGCAAAGCCATGAGTATTTAGCAATGGAGCATCGGCCTTAG